A genomic window from Diospyros lotus cultivar Yz01 chromosome 2, ASM1463336v1, whole genome shotgun sequence includes:
- the LOC127794318 gene encoding E3 ubiquitin-protein ligase BRE1-like 2 isoform X2, which produces MQKDVASSSGVHTSVVGEASRSLSTETISGTTICLSELKDSIEGTKILAANRLSELQDAQQKNVMLFKQLQEHQVEMKDKKYVYSSHLYNLLDDQFLHWNFQVENYKELIDSLQADRSSIVRKEKELSTKAESWHAALNDSINSESIINELKLQLQNCIIRKNNMEIKMEEAVQESSGKDIEAEIHVMTSILSKELGMMEAQLEIWKETAYEAISLREKVQSLKVMLSEQIDEEKSLVDTCSQQDAKIKSLKALIEKMQKKKLESQMLLDMVGQQIHDNRDEMEIKESEQGAPSQAKHLPNALAEHALELRLKEANEAKAARQRSLSAAEAEIARLRAELDASDRDVLELKEAIQIKDNERDAYVSEIETMGKAYEDMRTQNQHLLQFVSQREDYNNKLVSEIVKIEQERNLLNSERHTLSEDFQQVHAALESLKLRTVSTDHQVKACILEEVKSAKEELNLAVNLQAAVWKLDDAEKEVKWLKSAVSSYENEYEQIQRKIDETRMELERERCERKKLDEELKEVNSEVAKMSLEAREATIQKLCDEIKDFKAKLLCGVCLTRPKEAVILKCGHLFCNPCLQSLLETWGCKCPDCGTEFETNDVRYAKMCDGGVKKRFSGKHYYRRKKRNQRK; this is translated from the exons ATGCAGAAGGATGTGGCATCTAGTTCTGGGGTTCATACCTCTGTTGTTGGGGAAGCAAGTAGAAGCTTGTCAACTGAAACAATATCTGGTACGACAATATGTTTGTCAGAATTGAAGGATTCCATTGAGGGGACTAAG ATTCTGGCAGCAAACCGTCTATCTGAGCTGCAAGATGCACAGCAGAAAAATGTAATGCTTTTTAAGCAGCTGCAAGAGCATCAG GTTGAGATGAAGGACAAGAAGTATGTTTATTCATcccatttatataatttgttggATGATCAGTTCCTGCATTGGAATTTCCAAGTAGAAAACTATAAAGAACTCATAGACTCCCTACAG GCTGACAGGTCTTCCATAGTCAGAAAGGAAAAGGAACTGAGTACAAAAGCAGAATCATGGCATGCTGCTCTGAACGATTCCATCAATTCTGAATCTATTATTAACGAACTAAAGCTTCAATTGCAGAATTGcattattagaaaaaataacatGGAGATTAAAATGGAAGAAGCTGTGCAAGAGTCAA GTGGAAAAGACATAGAAGCAGAAATTCATGTGATGACCTCAATTTTGTCCAAAGAATTAGGGATGATGGAAGCTCAGCTGGAGATTTGGAAAGAAACAGCTTATGAAGCCATTTCTTTAAGAGAAAAAGTCCAATCACTCAAAGTTATGTTGTCTGAGCAG ATTGATGAAGAGAAGAGCTTGGTAGATACATGTTCCCAACAGGATGcaaagattaaatccttaaaAGCACTT ATAGAGAAGatgcaaaagaaaaaactaGAATCACAAATGCTACTGGACATGGTGGGGCAGCAAATACATGACAACAG AGATGAAATGGAAATCAAGGAATCAGAACAGGGAGCTCCCTCACAAGCCAAACATTTGCCAAATGCTCTGGCTGAACATGCTCTGGAATTGAGACTAAAAGAAGCCAATGAAGCTAAGGCTGCTAGGCAAAGAAGTCTTTCTGCTGCTGAAGCTGAAATAGCTCGTCTAAGGGCCGAGTTGGATGCTTCTGACAg AGATGTTTTAGAGCTGAAGGAGGCTATTCAAATTAAAGACAATGAGAGAGATGCTTATGTTTCTGAAATTGAG ACTATGGGTAAAGCATATGAAGATATGCGGACGCAGAACCAACACTTGTTGCAGTTTGTGAGCCAGAGGGAAGATTATAACAACAAG TTGGTTTCTGAGATTGTTAAAATAGAGCAAGAGAGAAATCTTTTGAACTCTGAAAGGCACACTTTATCTGAAGATTTTCAACAAGTTCATGCAGCACTAGAGTCGTTGAAGTTGAGGACTGTTTCCACTGACCACCAG GTGAAAGCTTGCATTCTTGAAGAAGTAAAATCCGCAAAAGAAGAATTAAACCTTGCAGTTAATCTGCAAGCTGCAGTGTGGAAATTGGATGATGCAGAGAAGGAAGTGAAATGGCTTAAATCTGCTGTCTCTTCTTATGAAAATGAATACGAGCAGATACAAAGAAAAATTGACGAAACCCGAATGGAGTTGGAAAGGGAAAG ATGTGAAAGGAAAAAGCTTGATGAAGAGCTGAAGGAGGTAAACAGTGAAGTTGCTAAAATGAGTCTCGAAGCTAGAGAGGCTACAATACAGAAACTCTGCGATGAAATCAAGGACTTCAAGGCTAAGCTCTTGTGTGGCGTGTGTCTTACTCGGCCAAAGGAG GCCGTTATTCTCAAGTGCGGTCATCTGTTTTGCAATCCCTGTCTTCAAAGTCTTCTAGAGACGTGGGGCTGCAAGTGCCCTGATTGTGGAACTGAATTTGAGACAAATGATGTCCGATATGCGAAGATGTGTGATGGAGGAGTCAAAAAGAGATTTTCTGGCAAACATTACTACAGGCGTAAGAAAAGGAATCAGCGCAAATAG
- the LOC127794318 gene encoding E3 ubiquitin-protein ligase BRE1-like 2 isoform X1, translating to MQTRRELVNLKMQKDVASSSGVHTSVVGEASRSLSTETISGTTICLSELKDSIEGTKILAANRLSELQDAQQKNVMLFKQLQEHQVEMKDKKYVYSSHLYNLLDDQFLHWNFQVENYKELIDSLQADRSSIVRKEKELSTKAESWHAALNDSINSESIINELKLQLQNCIIRKNNMEIKMEEAVQESSGKDIEAEIHVMTSILSKELGMMEAQLEIWKETAYEAISLREKVQSLKVMLSEQIDEEKSLVDTCSQQDAKIKSLKALIEKMQKKKLESQMLLDMVGQQIHDNRDEMEIKESEQGAPSQAKHLPNALAEHALELRLKEANEAKAARQRSLSAAEAEIARLRAELDASDRDVLELKEAIQIKDNERDAYVSEIETMGKAYEDMRTQNQHLLQFVSQREDYNNKLVSEIVKIEQERNLLNSERHTLSEDFQQVHAALESLKLRTVSTDHQVKACILEEVKSAKEELNLAVNLQAAVWKLDDAEKEVKWLKSAVSSYENEYEQIQRKIDETRMELERERCERKKLDEELKEVNSEVAKMSLEAREATIQKLCDEIKDFKAKLLCGVCLTRPKEAVILKCGHLFCNPCLQSLLETWGCKCPDCGTEFETNDVRYAKMCDGGVKKRFSGKHYYRRKKRNQRK from the exons ATGCAGACAAG GAGAGAACTAGTTAATCTGAAAATGCAGAAGGATGTGGCATCTAGTTCTGGGGTTCATACCTCTGTTGTTGGGGAAGCAAGTAGAAGCTTGTCAACTGAAACAATATCTGGTACGACAATATGTTTGTCAGAATTGAAGGATTCCATTGAGGGGACTAAG ATTCTGGCAGCAAACCGTCTATCTGAGCTGCAAGATGCACAGCAGAAAAATGTAATGCTTTTTAAGCAGCTGCAAGAGCATCAG GTTGAGATGAAGGACAAGAAGTATGTTTATTCATcccatttatataatttgttggATGATCAGTTCCTGCATTGGAATTTCCAAGTAGAAAACTATAAAGAACTCATAGACTCCCTACAG GCTGACAGGTCTTCCATAGTCAGAAAGGAAAAGGAACTGAGTACAAAAGCAGAATCATGGCATGCTGCTCTGAACGATTCCATCAATTCTGAATCTATTATTAACGAACTAAAGCTTCAATTGCAGAATTGcattattagaaaaaataacatGGAGATTAAAATGGAAGAAGCTGTGCAAGAGTCAA GTGGAAAAGACATAGAAGCAGAAATTCATGTGATGACCTCAATTTTGTCCAAAGAATTAGGGATGATGGAAGCTCAGCTGGAGATTTGGAAAGAAACAGCTTATGAAGCCATTTCTTTAAGAGAAAAAGTCCAATCACTCAAAGTTATGTTGTCTGAGCAG ATTGATGAAGAGAAGAGCTTGGTAGATACATGTTCCCAACAGGATGcaaagattaaatccttaaaAGCACTT ATAGAGAAGatgcaaaagaaaaaactaGAATCACAAATGCTACTGGACATGGTGGGGCAGCAAATACATGACAACAG AGATGAAATGGAAATCAAGGAATCAGAACAGGGAGCTCCCTCACAAGCCAAACATTTGCCAAATGCTCTGGCTGAACATGCTCTGGAATTGAGACTAAAAGAAGCCAATGAAGCTAAGGCTGCTAGGCAAAGAAGTCTTTCTGCTGCTGAAGCTGAAATAGCTCGTCTAAGGGCCGAGTTGGATGCTTCTGACAg AGATGTTTTAGAGCTGAAGGAGGCTATTCAAATTAAAGACAATGAGAGAGATGCTTATGTTTCTGAAATTGAG ACTATGGGTAAAGCATATGAAGATATGCGGACGCAGAACCAACACTTGTTGCAGTTTGTGAGCCAGAGGGAAGATTATAACAACAAG TTGGTTTCTGAGATTGTTAAAATAGAGCAAGAGAGAAATCTTTTGAACTCTGAAAGGCACACTTTATCTGAAGATTTTCAACAAGTTCATGCAGCACTAGAGTCGTTGAAGTTGAGGACTGTTTCCACTGACCACCAG GTGAAAGCTTGCATTCTTGAAGAAGTAAAATCCGCAAAAGAAGAATTAAACCTTGCAGTTAATCTGCAAGCTGCAGTGTGGAAATTGGATGATGCAGAGAAGGAAGTGAAATGGCTTAAATCTGCTGTCTCTTCTTATGAAAATGAATACGAGCAGATACAAAGAAAAATTGACGAAACCCGAATGGAGTTGGAAAGGGAAAG ATGTGAAAGGAAAAAGCTTGATGAAGAGCTGAAGGAGGTAAACAGTGAAGTTGCTAAAATGAGTCTCGAAGCTAGAGAGGCTACAATACAGAAACTCTGCGATGAAATCAAGGACTTCAAGGCTAAGCTCTTGTGTGGCGTGTGTCTTACTCGGCCAAAGGAG GCCGTTATTCTCAAGTGCGGTCATCTGTTTTGCAATCCCTGTCTTCAAAGTCTTCTAGAGACGTGGGGCTGCAAGTGCCCTGATTGTGGAACTGAATTTGAGACAAATGATGTCCGATATGCGAAGATGTGTGATGGAGGAGTCAAAAAGAGATTTTCTGGCAAACATTACTACAGGCGTAAGAAAAGGAATCAGCGCAAATAG